The Pongo abelii isolate AG06213 chromosome 11, NHGRI_mPonAbe1-v2.0_pri, whole genome shotgun sequence genome includes a window with the following:
- the ACADL gene encoding LOW QUALITY PROTEIN: long-chain specific acyl-CoA dehydrogenase, mitochondrial (The sequence of the model RefSeq protein was modified relative to this genomic sequence to represent the inferred CDS: substituted 1 base at 1 genomic stop codon) — MAARLFRGSLRVLGGHCVPRPLPAARCSHYGGEERLEIPSAKKLTDIGIRRIFSPEHDIFWKSVRKFFQEEVIPHHSEWEKAGEVSREVWEKAGKQGLLGVNIAEHLGGIGGDLYSAAIVWEKQAYSNCSGPGFSIHSGIVMSYITNHGSEQIKHFIPQMTAGKCIGATAMTEPGAGSDLQGIKTNAKKDGSDRILNGSKVFISNGSLSDIVIVAAVTNHEAPSPAHGISLFLVENGMKGFIXGRKLHKMGLKAQVSDNIPQNYLKVRLPASALLGEENKGFYYIMKELPQERLLIADVAISASEFMSEETRNYVKQRKAFGKTVAHLQTVQHKLAELKTYICVTRAFVDNCLQLHEAKRLDSATACMAKYWASELQNSVAYDCVQLHGGWGYMWEYPIAKAYVDARVQPIYGGTNEITKELIAREIVFDK; from the exons ATGGCCGCGCGCCTTTTCCGAGGGTCCCTACGCGTCCTGGGCGGCCACTGTGTGCCGCGCCCGCTGCCCGCTGCGCG atgttcTCATTACGGAGGGGAAGAACGTCTAGAAATTCCTTCTGCTAAAAAATTAACAGATATAGGAATTCGAAGAATCTTTTCTCCAGAGCATGACATTTTCTGGAAAAGTGTAAGGAAGTTTTTCCAAGAAGAAGTGATTCCTCATCACTCAGA ATGGGAGAAAGCTGGGGAAGTAAGTAGGGAGGTttgggaaaaagctggaaaacAAGGACTGCTTGGTGTCAATATTGCAGAGCATCTTGGTGGAATTGGAGGGGATTTGTACTCCGCAGCTATTGTCTGGGAGAAGCA AGCTTATTCAAATTGTTCAGGCCCAGGTTTTAGTATTCATTCAGGTATTGTCATGTCCTATATTACAAACCATGGCTCAGAACAGATTAAGCACTTTATTCCCCAGATGACTGCAGGCAAATGTATTGGTGCAACAGCAATGACAGAGCCTGGAGCTGGAAG TGACTTAcaaggaataaaaacaaatgctAAAAAGGATGGAAGTGACCGGATTCTCAATGGAAGTAAG GTGTTCATCAGTAATGGGTCATTAAGTGACATTGTGATTGTAGCTGCAGTCACAAATCATGAAGCTCCCTCCCCTGCCCATGGTATTAGCCTTTTTCtggtggaaaatggaatgaaaggatTTATCTAGGGACGAAAGCTACATAAAATGGGATTAAAAGCCCAGGTGAGTGATAAT ATACCGCAGAACTATTTGAAGGTACGGTTGCCAGCTAGTGCCCTACTTGGAGAAGAGAATAAAGGCTTCTATTACATCATGAAAGAGCTTCCACAG GAAAGGCTGTTAATTGCTGATGTGGCAATTTCAGCTAGTGAATTCATGTCTGAAGAAACCAGGAACTATGTTAAACAAAGAAAAGCTTTTGGCAAAACAGTTGCTCACCTACAG ACAGTGCAACATAAATTagcagaattaaaaacatatatatgtgtaaccCGAGCATTTGTGGACAACTGTCTCCAGCTGCATGAAGCGAAACGTTTGGACTCCGCCACTGCTTGCATGGCGAAATATTG GGCATCTGAGTTACAAAATAGTGTAGCTTATGACTGTGTACAGCTCCATGGAGGTTGGGGATACATGTGGGAGTACCCAATTGCAAA AGCTTATGTGGATGCCAGAGTTCAGCCAATCTATGGTGGTACAAATGAAATAACGAAGGAGCTGATTGCAAGAGAGATTGTCTTTGACAAGTAG